The Carassius gibelio isolate Cgi1373 ecotype wild population from Czech Republic chromosome A24, carGib1.2-hapl.c, whole genome shotgun sequence genome window below encodes:
- the LOC127946378 gene encoding uncharacterized protein LOC127946378, with the protein MSNCTIFVVLMAKNKSSSILEKWDSAPIEQSSEPIFKTPSPFWNQDLIFRRPRQVRESTPDVVTGGFNFYSYSCDLGSVTTPDLSCVIGGNPIHPSQSLNSPSRRYLPPSSKLLVTNPNMLHSLGRSTSYWNYSTPEVGHGPVKGFRKLENPQIDPLSASYFYRGVVRDTLRSDIPTQEVKSCMQRERPRYSHWYHEPQNQRICSKRDHERHYVKNNPLLGSLLHTDSNREYFKHNMEYNHHQQLDLNYSTHAVPEESKQESEKLKSEELPLLVWREEAEKHNQQTNTSTHPKSSSSALRVLRRFAEGSLVELEGGRLKRVEDLKMDDLERCAQLHPELTLRRFTVLKMTPSNTPTLSCLHLEIEHDHSQLSLEVSEGLPFFVCGHGWSSCNPRHTSQTCRLQCRQLKVGDVCLALTQMPTSSSQPANQSLAEVGGDHTVPKFNAETNPTLQKETKSRKRHFTAPELREISKVRHTED; encoded by the exons ATGTCAAACTGCACAATCTTTGTTGTGCTCATGGCAAAAAATAAGAGTTCCTCAATCTTAGAAAAATGGGATTCCGCACCAATTGAACAGTCATCTGAACCCATTTTTAAAACCCCTTCTCCGTTTTGGAATCAGGATTTGATATTCAGAAGACCTAGACAAGTACGGGAATCCACACCTGATGTTGTCACAGGTGGATTTAACTTTTATTCTTACAGCTGTGATCTAGGCTCTGTCACGACCCCAGACCTCTCTTGTGTTATAGGAGGAAATCCAATCCACCCTTCACAGAGTCTGAACTCTCCTAGTAGGAGATATCTACCACCTTCATCAAAATTACTTGTCACTAACCCAAACATGCTGCACAGTCTTGGAAGAAGTACTTCATACTGGAATTATTCAACTCCAGAAGTAGGACATGGACCTGTCAAAGGTTTCAGAAAGCTGGAAAATCCACAAATCGACCCATTGTCAGCTTCATATTTTTATAGAGGGGTTGTTAGGGATACGCTAAGAAGCGATATTCCAACTCAGGAAGTCAAATCATGCatgcagagagagagaccgagataTTCACACTGGTACCACGAACCGCAAAATCAGAGAATCTGCTCCAAAAGAGATCATGAGAGACATTACGTGAAAAACAACCCACTTCTAGGTTCTTTATTACATACAGATTCTAATAGAgaatattttaaacacaatatggaGTACAACCATCACCAGCAGCTAGATTTGAATTACTCTACTCATGCTGTGCCTGAAGAATCAAAGCAGGAAAGTGAAAAGCTAAAGAGCGAGGAGCTCCCCCTGCTGGTCTGGAgagaagaagcagaaaaacacaATCAACAAACGAACACTAGCACACACCCTAAATCCTCCTCTTCTGCCCTGAGGGTTCTCCGTCGCTTTGCAGAAGGCTCTTTGGTGGAGCTTGAGGGCGGTCGACTGAAGCGGGTGGAGGATTTAAAGATGGATGATTTGGAGAGGTGTGCTCAATTACATCCTGAGCTGACGCTGAGGCGTTTCACTGTGTTGAAGATGACACCTTCAAACACGCCAACGCTGTCATGTTTACATCTGGAGATTGAGCACGACCATTCACAG TTGTCTCTGGAGGTGAGTGAAGGGCTGCCTTTCTTCGTTTGTGGGCACGGCTGGTCTTCTTGTAACCCTCGACACACAAGTCAAACCTGCAGACTACAATGCCGTCAACTAAAGGTGGGTGATGTGTGCCTGGCACTAACGCAGATGCCCACCTCTTCATCTCAGCCTGCCAACCAGAGCCTAGCTGAAGTGGGTGGAGATCACACAGTCCCAAAGTTTAATGCCGAAACCAACCCCACACTGCAGAAAGAAACTAAATCAAGAAAGAGACACTTCACAGCTCCTGAACTCAGGGAAATTTCCAAGGTACGCCACACCGAAGACTGA
- the LOC127946081 gene encoding bone morphogenetic protein 7-like: MLSSLCRELYLLDSRVLWAAEEGWLVFDLTVTTNHWVINPGQNLGLQLSLETAHGERINPRRAGLVGSRGPQNKQPFMVAFLKASGIHLRSVRSAPGNKQRGHQRSKNPKPAVAPSQVDLKTAEAAEGASVDPKQGCKKHELYVSFRDLGWQDWIIAPEGYASYYCEGECVFPLNSYMNATNHAIVQTLVHFINTETVPKPCCAPTQLHGISVLYFDDSSNVILKKYRNMVVRACGCH; this comes from the exons ATGTTGTCTTCCCTGTGTAGGGAGCTGTACCTGCTAGACTCGCGAGTGTTGTGGGCAGCAGAAGAGGGTTGGCTGGTATTTGACCTCACGGTCACCACTAACCACTGGGTTATAAACCCAGGTCAGAACTTGGGACTGCAGCTATCTCTGGAAACTGCACACG GTGAACGAATAAACCCAAGGAGAGCAGGTCTGGTGGGCAGCCGAGGACCTCAGAACAAACAGCCATTTATGGTGGCATTTTTGAAAGCATCAGGAATCCATCTCCGCAGTGTTCGCTCAGCACCAGGAAACAAACAGAGGGGTCACCAGCGCTCTAAAAACCCCAAACCCGCTGTTGCACCCAGCCAGGTGGATCTGAAGACAGCGGAGGCTGCAG AGGGCGCCAGCGTAGACCCCAAACAAGGCTGCAAGAAGCATGAACTGTATGTCAGCTTCAGAGATCTGGGATGGCAG GACTGGATCATTGCTCCAGAGGGTTACGCGTCATACTACTGTGAGGGAGAATGTGTGTTCCCCTTAAACTCTTATATGAATGCCACAAACCATGCAATTGTACAGACACTG GTCCATTTCATAAACACAGAAACAGTCCCGAAGCCCTGCTGTGCTCCAACGCAGTTACACGGAATCTCAGTTTTGTACTTTGATGACAGTTCCAACGTAATATTGAAAAAGTACCGCAACATGGTCGTCAGAGCCTGCGGGTGCCACTAA